Proteins co-encoded in one Aphis gossypii isolate Hap1 unplaced genomic scaffold, ASM2018417v2 Contig00476, whole genome shotgun sequence genomic window:
- the LOC126554363 gene encoding death-associated inhibitor of apoptosis 1-like, which yields MNFQQINNSFCSLVSLVRNNAYPTYPEFTTFISRLKTFNLFPLTSSQDKYSLAESGFIYSGKKDIVECFCCGIILHRWEKEDNPWIEHSRWNPKCVFVLLSKGNQFVENVVKKYEKIGIIPKNV from the coding sequence atgaattttcaacaaattaacaacagTTTTTGTTCACTTGTTTCGTTAGTACGAAACAATGCATATCCTACATATCCAGAATTCACTACATTTATATCAAGAttgaaaacattcaatttatttccgtTGACTTCATCTCAAGATAAATACTCATTAGCTGAAAgcggttttatatattcagggaaaaaagatattgttgaatgtttttgCTGCGGTATTATATTGCATCGTTGGGAAAAAGAAGATAATCCATGGATTGAACATTCAAGATGGAATCCgaaatgtgtttttgtattattatcaaaaggaaatcagtttgttgaaaatgtagtaaaaaaatatg